A segment of the Cyanobacteria bacterium FACHB-DQ100 genome:
TGCTAAAAGCCGTCATGGCGAAGTATACGGCTGAGGCGATTATTACCGAGCGTGGAACTGTCAAAGCTGAGGTTGATCAAGCTTTGACTGAACGATTACAGCCTTATCACATCGCTGTGGATGATCTGTCGCTGGTGCATATTAAGTTTTCAGAACGGTTTAGAGAGGCAGTCGAAGCGAAACAGGTGGCAGAACAGGAAGCAAAACAAGCAGAGTTTGTCGCACTGAAAGCCGCAAAAGAAGCAGAAGCGATCTCCAATCGAGCCAGAGGAGAAGCGGTTGCTCAACAATTGTTACGAGAGAGCTTAACGCCTGAACTTTTGCAGAGACAAGCGATCGAGAAATGGAACGGAAATTTACCGTTTATTGTCGGTGGTGAAGGGACAAAGCTATTGGATCTGAAACAACTGATTGAGACTAGCCAGAAATTGCAAGCGCCTCAGAAGTAGGCACCAATAAAGCTGTAGATCAAGCCAGAAAGAACTACGGCAGTAATTGCAGCATAGGTAAAGTCGCGCCAGCGAAGAAACGAGATGAATGAGAGAATGACTCGGACGATCGGCGTCGCAATCAGGATCAGTAGCCCAAACTGAATGATAGCGCGACGATGACCTGCAAACATTGCAGTGATAATCCCTGCGGGCGATCGATACATCGCAGGTTCGCCCCTGAAGACATGATAATCAACAGGTTCAGCCCCATGTCGAACAATGTAGAGAATGCCACCGATTAAGACAATTGCGCTTGCAAGCCACACACCAGATTGCAGTAAATTGCTAATCGATCGGGATAACTGTGCTTCATGAGAGGGCGTGAGGATTTGCGTTTCGAGGGTTGAAACCGCTTTTGGATCTGCATCTTGATACATCTATGCCCCTCCCATCAGGCTGTTATACACCATCTTAAGCGCCATCACGACGAGTACCAGACTAAATAGAATTCGTAGTGATTGAGTTTTCGCGCCGATTAAAACCTTTGCACCGAGCAATGCGCCAGGAAATACGCCTAGCATCACAGGCATTGCTAGTCCTGGATCGATATAGCCTCGCGCTAAGTACACACCCGCAGAAGCCGCAGCCGTGACTCCGATCATAAAATTGCTCGTTGTTGTTGAAACCTTGAATGGAAGCTGCATTGCCTGATCCATTGCTAAGACTTTGAATCCACCTGAACCAATTCCCAACAGTCCAGACAATGCTCCAGCGATCACCATAATGCTAAATCCGGTTGAAACCGACTGTGCTTCATAAGCGATTGCGCCATTTGGAGTGGGACAGGTTCCGTTCAACTGCAATTGTGCAGCAAGTGGATCGCTGGT
Coding sequences within it:
- a CDS encoding prohibitin family protein; its protein translation is MTLKALKVPKKNSQDSQIAFKVILVLLCLALLSSFFAIVNAGERGVLMRFGAVQEIVLSEGIHPILPIVYTVEKLSVRVQSQEISAEASSRDLQDVYADVALNWHIVPTEVHRLYQQIGNKQAVIERIISPAVEEVLKAVMAKYTAEAIITERGTVKAEVDQALTERLQPYHIAVDDLSLVHIKFSERFREAVEAKQVAEQEAKQAEFVALKAAKEAEAISNRARGEAVAQQLLRESLTPELLQRQAIEKWNGNLPFIVGGEGTKLLDLKQLIETSQKLQAPQK
- a CDS encoding DUF1634 domain-containing protein, encoding MYQDADPKAVSTLETQILTPSHEAQLSRSISNLLQSGVWLASAIVLIGGILYIVRHGAEPVDYHVFRGEPAMYRSPAGIITAMFAGHRRAIIQFGLLILIATPIVRVILSFISFLRWRDFTYAAITAVVLSGLIYSFIGAYF
- a CDS encoding sulfite exporter TauE/SafE family protein; the protein is MNILEFSLLVWFGSFVAGFLGALTGLGGGVVLVPLLTSVFDIDIRYAIGASLVSVIATSSGAASTYIKQGLTNLRIAMFLEVATVIGALIGALIATFISVKMLAIVLAITLLYSAYLAQQSRPEFCQPETSDPLAAQLQLNGTCPTPNGAIAYEAQSVSTGFSIMVIAGALSGLLGIGSGGFKVLAMDQAMQLPFKVSTTTSNFMIGVTAAASAGVYLARGYIDPGLAMPVMLGVFPGALLGAKVLIGAKTQSLRILFSLVLVVMALKMVYNSLMGGA